The Populus alba chromosome 4, ASM523922v2, whole genome shotgun sequence genome contains a region encoding:
- the LOC118056055 gene encoding proline dehydrogenase 2, mitochondrial, with translation MAPKLLPPKQLQNLRFFITRSLHTSSSSSPSPSSSSISTAAAVSPLNLAEKPEPAFQKPLTAIKDHAKPSSILDFHDHQKLFSNLPSTKLLHASLNIYLASISPMVDFGMWVMNSRLMETDNILRAAMIKIVRHTFFEHFCAGEDVVEAGRCIKKVNESGLRGMLVFAVEYTGDNDACDQNLKGFLDTVQSAMSLPPSSVSSVVVKITAICPSSLLERVSDLLRWQQRYPSFNLPWKQNSFPLFSDSSPLYHTLKKPEPLTPQEEQDLQLGQERLWKLCEKSVQANIPLTVDAEKTAIQPAIDYLTYSAAIKYNKDDNPIVYGTIQAYLKDAKERLLLATKAADKMRVPMGFKVVRGAYMSSESKLASALGYDSPIHNSIQETHACYNDCASFMLEKIANSSDAVILATHNVESGRLAATKALDLGIGKGTPKLEFAQLYGMSDALSFGLSKAGFLVSKYMPYGPVEKVIPYLLRRAEENRGLLSTSSIDKELMRKELKRRLKAAIF, from the exons ATGGCCCCAAAACTTCTGCCACCAAAACAACTCCAAAACCTCCGTTTCTTTATCACAAGGTCTCTCcacacctcctcctcctcctccccttCCCCGTCCTCGTCCTCTATATCCACCGCCGCCGCAGTCTCTCCTCTAAACTTGGCTGAAAAACCTGAACCCGCTTTTCAAAAACCACTCACCGCCATCAAAGATCATGCAAAACCATCATCTATCCTAGACTTTCATGACCACCAAAAACTTTTCTCAAATTTGCCAAGCACCAAACTCTTGCATGCATCTTTAAATATTTACCTGGCTTCTATAAGTCCTATGGTTGATTTTGGGATGTGGGTTATGAACTCTAGGCTTATGGAGACAGATAATATTTTACGTGCTGCTATGATAAAGATCGTAAGGCATACGTTCTTTGAACATTTTTGTGCTGGAGAAGACGTTGTTGAGGCAGGAAGGTGTATTAAGAAAGTTAATGAATCTGGTTTAAGAGGGATGTTGGTTTTCGCTGTTGAATATACAGGTGATAATGATGCTTGTGATCAGAATTTGAAAGGGTTTCTTGATACTGTTCAATCTGCCATGTCTCTTCCTCCATCTTCT GTGAGCAGTGTGGTGGTAAAGATCACAGCAATTTGCCCCTCAAGCTTGTTAGAGAGAGTTAGTGATTTGTTAAGGTGGCAACAGAGATATCCTTCCTTCAACCTTCCATGGAAACAGAACAGTTTTCCACTTTTTTCTGATTCAAGCCCCTTGTATCATACTCTTAAAAAACCAGAACCATTAACCCCACAAGAAGAGCAAGATCTCCAGTTAGGCCAGGAGAGATTGTGGAAACTATGTGAAAAAAGTGTCCAGGCCAATATCCCATTGACGGTGGATGCAGAGAAAACAGCTATTCAACCTGCCATTGATTACTTGACATATTCGGCAGCGATCAAGTACAACAAAGATGATAATCCCATTGTGTATGGCACAATTCAAGCCTACTTGAAAGATGCAAAAGAGAGATTGTTACTTGCAACTAAAGCTGCTGACAAGATGAGAGTCCCTATGGGGTTCAAGGTAGTGAGGGGTGCTTACATGTCTAGTGAAAGTAAATtagcctctgcattaggttatGATTCTCCCATTCACAATAGTATTCAAGAGACACATGCTTGCTACAATGATTGTGCTTCGTTCATGCTTGAAAAGATCGCTAATAGCTCGGATGCAGTCATTCTTGCAACACATAATGTTGAATCAG GGCGATTGGCAGCAACGAAGGCACTAGACCTGGGGATTGGAAAGGGGACTCCAAAGCTTGAGTTTGCACAGCTATATGGAATGTCAGATGCACTTTCATTTGGTTTAAGCAAGGCAGGTTTTCTAGTTAGCAAGTACATGCCGTATGGACCTGTTGAGAAGGTTATCCCTTACCTTCTAAGGAGGGCTGAAGAGAATAGGGGACTTTTATCTACTTCAAGCATTGACAAGGAACTCATGAG GAAGGAGTTGAAGAGAAGACTTAAAGCTGCAATCTTCTGA